Within the Burkholderia mayonis genome, the region TGGAAACGATCATCAGATCAGTGCTGGACGATAATCGGACTCCCCGGAAGTTGATCGAACTTGGATGTGGGGCCGGGCGACTGTTGTTCGCGCTTCTTGAAGAATTTCCGGGCGTCGAACTGCATGCCGTGGATAAATCCGAGGCGATGCTGGATGTGGCGCGGGATCGCTGTCGCGCACATGGCGACAGGGTCCGATTCACCCGCGCCGATTTCGAGGACGCGTCAATTTTCGGCGAGATGGATCGCTATGACGGCGCTTTCTCCGTTCTCGCGATTCATCATTTGACAGATGACGAAAAGCGGTCGTTTTTCAAGAGAATTCATGATGCATTGAATCCTGGAGGCGTATTCGTGTACTGCGACATGTTCAAGCCGGACAGCCCGGCGGGCTGGAAAATCGCAGCGGAAGAATGGCGTAAGGAAGTGGCGGAGCAGGGACGGCGCTATGGTGCCCGCGAGGCGTTGGAAATGTTCGACTATTTGAACTGGAATTACTACGCCAATCCGGAAGGTGATCCCAGCGATCGTCCGAGTTCCCTGTTCGATGTTGTTCGGTGGCTGACCGAGGCGGGGTTTTCGAAATGCGACCTGCATTGGTTTGCGGCCGGTCATGGTCTGGTTTCTGCGCGGAAATAAATCGGAGGATCGAAAAATGCCGAAAATCATCTTTGCGAATTTCGTGAACAAGGTAATGACCGAGGTTCCCGGGCAAGCGCACGTACGCGCCTTGACGGCGCCTGCGTCGCGCAAGATCTGGTATGCCGAAGCCGGGGACATGATCGTTCTTCCCGCGCCACCCAATGATGAGTTCCTCGAATACGCGGCCGGGTTGATCGGTGTTAGACGCGATTCCGTGCAATTCGTCGTGCCCGACGGCGGACTGGACGAGTATCTGGCCGATCGGATCTTCCGGGATCGCGTGGCGCTAGCGGCACTCAAGGCATTCGTCGCCGCGCATCCGGGCATTCGCGCGGACGTGTTCGCGCAGGACGAACCCACCATCGATCTTTTCAGAACGCTGCAGGGAAAGATTGAAGAATACGGATCCATTCCCAACGCCGGAATTGCCGCGGTCGTATCTCGCGTCAATACGAAATCGGGTTTTAAGGATTTCGCGGCCGGCATCGGAATCCGGTATATCGAAGGGCGCCTAGCGTTCGGCATGCGCGAGGTCACGGAGGCCGTCACGGAGATGTTTCGCGATACCGGCCGCGTCGTTGTCAAGATCGATCGAGGATCGAATGGTTTTGGTCATTGGGTCGTCACGGATTCGGCGCGTATTCCGGAAGGCGCGCCTCATCTGCTGCAATTCTATGAACAGTCGGACCGTTACGTCGTGGAGCCGCAATTGAAATTCGTCGCGACGCCAAGCATCGAGTATTTCGTCGGAAGCGATGGGCCGCGATACACCAGAACCATCGATATGCGGTGCATTAACAACGCGTGGCGAGGGCAAACGTCGCCACAGAAGCTATCGCCGGTAGTGCGGGATCAGCTTGAAAAATGGGGAGAGGCGGCGGCCGACTATCTCTTTCGCAAGGGGTACCGCGGGCCATTCGACATCGACTGCGGGCTGACCGAGGATGGGATGCTCTACGCAACGGAGATAAATTGCCGCCACACCGGCACCACCAACATCGCCTATCTGCTGAACCGGCTTACCGGCCGCGATAGCGACGATCTGTTCTGGCTTTCCGACAACCCCGTCATCGAAAGTCCGCTGACGTTCGCCGATGCACTCGGGCTCGTCAAGGACCACGGGTTGGCATGGTCGGCGTCGAAGCAGGCGGGCGTGATCTTCACGGCGAACACCGTGTCGTTCGACAAGAAGTGGCGCTACCTCGTGGTGGGCCATGATTTCGAGGATATGCTCGCGCGCGAACGTTCCTTGCTCGACATCCTCGGAGGAGCTTGACATGCTGCATCCAGGCGTTGTGCCGCAATTTTCCGATCGGTACCAAGGGCTCGGGCTCTTCGCGCGCAGTCGTATTCCCGAGGGGACGATCGTATGGCACCCGTCCCTCGACTCGATGTGCATCTCGCCCGAACAGGCAGGGAAGCTCCGGAAGATGACGTACGAATGGCTCGAAGAGCTTGGTTACAGATTGAAAAACAACGATCTAATCCTTCCCGCCGGCTGGTCTTGCTTGTTCAATCATTCTTGTGCGCCGAACGTCGTGGACTATGGTGTTGATTTCGGGATCGCTGCACGCGATATCGACAAAGGCGAGGAGTTGCTCATTGCCTACAGCACCTTCGTCTGCAATATCTTCCGGATGGAGTGCAAATGCGGTGCCGCCAATTGCAGGCACGTCATTTCCAGTACCGAGGAGGGGCGTCGGCACCGGCCGCTGCGTTATGAGCGGCTGGATCTGGTACGTGACGTATTCCAGCCGCTCCACGGTTCGCTTGCTGCAAGCAGTCGAAGCTATGCGCAGTTGCTCGACGGCAGGAGAGGCGCAGAAGTCGACGTCTTTTCCGTGTGTGACGTTCCTCGTAGATTGGCGGCAAACACGAACGCCACGCAGTAGCGCGGATCGTCGTGAGAGATCGGTGGCGCGATCGATGAGGCGAGGTAGGGACTCGATTGCGTCTCCAATGAATCCTCTGACGCCGTCATCGCGTGGGGGCGCCTATGTCTATCGTCAAGCGGTAGGGGCCGACTTGTGATGGTAAATTGGTGCAGTCGTGGACCGGCCAGCCTTTCGTAGACATCTTCGAGCCATAATTTACGGCAACCGAGGAGGTCAGCATGAGCGGCAAGCGGTACACGGATGAGTTCAAGATCGAGGCAGTCAAGCAGGTGACCGAACGGGGTCATTCGGTGGCGGATGTGGCGCAGCGGCTGGGCATCACGACCCACAGCCTTTACGCCTGGAAACTGAAGTTCGGCAGGCCCGACGTCGTGCGGCAGGCGGAGCTGGATCAGAGCGCCGAGGTTCGGCGACTGAAGGCCGAGCTCAAGCGCATGACCGAGGAGCGTGACATTCTAAAAAAAGGTTCATCGCAGGAAACCGTGGAGCCTTGGAGAACGATTGCGTAACCTGACGCCATGATTTTATGGATGTCAGGAGGCAGAATTGCTCGATCGCAAGGCACTTCAGGCACTGGGTTGCTGGACAGGCTATCGGCTGGAACGGGTGGAGTGGCCGCAGGGCGATAGCTGCACGCTGTCGCTCTACCTGAAGCCGGTCAGTAAGATCATGTACTGCGAGCAATGCGGTGCGCGTTGCCAGCAGATTCATGAAACGACCGTACGGCGGGTACGTGATCTGCCGTTGTTCGAGTACCGGGTGGTGCTGTACGTGCCTCGACGCCGAGTCTGGTGCGAACGCTGCGGCGGAGCGCGGCTGGAGAAACTGGACTGGCTGGGCCGCTACCAGCGGGTGACGGAGCGGTTTGCCAAGGCCTGCGAGAAGTTGCTGCAGGCCGCCAGCGTACAGGCCGTGGCGGCCTTCTACGATCTGGACTGGCACACGGTCAAATCGATCGACAAGATGCGCTTGCGCGCGCGTGGCCGAACCGGACTGGTCGACGATCCGTTATCTGGCGATGGACGAGTTCGCGCTCCATAAAGGCCATCGCTACGCCACGGTGGTGGTTGATCCGATCGGCCGGCAGGTCCTCTGGGTTGGGCCCGGACGGTCACGCGAGACGGCGCGAGCTTTCTTCGAACAACTCCCCGAAGGCGTGGCCGAGCGCATCGAAGCGGTCGCAATCGACATGACCACGGCCTATGAGCTGGAGATCAAGGAACAGTGCCCACAGGCGGAAATCGTCTTTGACCTGTACCACGTCGTGGCCAAGTACGGTCGCGAGGTGATCGATCGGGTACGGGTGGATCAGGCCAACCAACTGCGACATGACAAGCCGGCCCGCAAGGTCCTGAAGTCCAGTCGCTGGTTGCTGCTGCGCAACCGTCATAACCTGAAGCCAGAACAGGCCGTGCATCTGAAGGAACTGCTGGCCGCCAATCAGTCGCTGTTATGCGTCTATGTGCTGCGCGACGAGCTCAAACGGCTCTGGTTCTACCGCAAGCCGGCCTGGGCGGAAAAGGCTTGGGGGCAATGGTTCGAACAGGCTCAGCAAAGCGGGATCGCCGCCTTGCAAAAGTTCGCCCAGCGCTTGCAGGGTTACTGGCACGGAATCGTGGCCCGCTGCCGCCATCCGCTCAATACCAGCGTCGTCGAAGGCATCAACGTAAGCGCCTTACGAGGGCCGTTCCCTATCTCGGGCGAGCTTGACGCATGATGCAAGCAAGCCGCGGACATTGAGATTGGAGTGCGCGTTGATTCAGACTGCCGAGGATACGTCGAGATGCCGAACGAATCGTCCAAGGCACGCCAAACCCACCGCGCGTACCCACTTGTCACGGATCGGCGTAATCGAGCCGGGGATGATCGGCATAATGAGGCCAGTTGGAATGGCCCCGAAACGCGATTTCGAAGGGTTTCAAGGATGCGGTTTTTTGCCTGATTCTGCAATGGCAATTTCGCAGACAGACCGCCGCGACGCGATCAAGCTGGTGCGCTCGCTGCGTGCCGGCGATCTGTCAGCCGTGCATGTGCCGACGGTTGAAGATGAAGCGTTCCGCGACCTGGCCCGCGCCTGGTCGGCTGCCAGGGAAGACCTGAAGGCAGCACGCTGCAGGCTCAAATCTTTCCTGCTGGCCCACGGCATCCACTATCTCGGCCGTCCCAACTGGGGGCCGACACACAGGCGCTGGTTAAGTACGTTCTCGTTCGACAGCGCCTGGCAGCAATTGGCGTTCGACGAACATCGGCGCTCGATTGAGGACCGGCTCGCGCAATGCGAGCGGCTGGAACTGGCTTTGCGCGAAGCCGTCATTAGTTGGCGGTTCTATCCAGTCGTACTGGCTTTGCAAGCGATGCGCGGAATCAACTTCACGTCGGCAATCGGCCTGGTATCCGAACTGGGTGACCTCACGCGTTTCGAACATCCGCGCCAACTGATGGCTTGGATTGGCGTGACGCCTTCGGAGCATTCCTCGGGCGGGAAACGACGCCAAGGTCGCATTACCAAGACCGGCAACAGCTACGCACGTAAGCTGCTGGTTGAATCCGCCTGGAGCTATCGTCATCCGGCACGCGTGAGCATCGATATTCAGCGCCGGCATGAAGGTCTACCCAAACCGATCATCGATCGCGCCTGGGACGCGCAGCTGAGGCTTTGCCGGCGATATCGTAAGCTCGTCGCCAGAGGGAAGACCGCACACGTTGCCATCATCGCGGTCGCACGCGAGCTGGCCGCCTTCATCTGGGACGTTGGTCGACTGGGGATGACTCTGGCTGCACCGCAAAGCGACCAAGCCGCATGAATGGAGGACGTAGCCGACGAAAATCCAACCACCACCGGAAGTTTCCTGAAGGCGGCGCAGCCCGGTATTCGAGTAGCCCGCGACCGCGTTTGGCAACGACATCAGTCGACTTGCGTAGTAAGGAAGCGGCAGGCTCATGAGACGGACCTCTGTAATGCGGTAACCAACCCGCGAATATCAGCTTGATCCACCGTCGAGATTTACTGCTGCGCCGCCCTCAGGAAATTTGCTCTAACCACGGAGTAGATCTTGAAAACCGATCCAGATTGACATCGGGAGTCATATCAGCGCGGCGGAACCGACCCGGCCGGCCTTGGATGGTGCGGCCGCGTCAGCGCGCGTCCGCGCTTGCGGGATTCGCGTGCTCCGTGCGCGCGGCGGACGAGGCGGGATGCGGCGCGCCGCGCGCGGCGGTTGCGATCGCCGCCGCGGCGACGAAGAGCGCCGCCGACACGAGCGCCGACGCGTGCAAGCCCGAAACGATCTGCGCCGGCAGCGCGCCGCTCGCGAGCGCACCGAATCCGGCAACGCCGATCGCGCCGCCCGCCTGCCGCGCGGTGTTGAGCACGGCCGACGCAGTCGCGGCGCGCGCACGCTCGACCGATGCGAGCACGGTCGTCGTCATCGCGGGCACGGCGAGCCCCATGCCGCCCGGAATCAGCAGGAACGGCACGGCGAGCGCGGCGATCGGCGTATCGGCGCGCGTCGCGCTCAGCAGCGCGAACCCGGTCGCGCCGATCAGCGCGCCGACGATCATCGGCCGGCGCGCGCCGTAACGCGCGGTGGCCCAGCCGCTCGCGACGTTCGACAGCAGGAAGCCGCCCGTCAGCGGCAGGAACGCGAGCCCCGCCTCGAGCGGTGTGTCGTGCCGCACGCGCTGCAAATACAGGCTCAGCACGAAGATGACGCCGTAGTACGACAGATTCATGCAGACGCCGAACAGCACGGCGACGCTGAACGAGCGCTGCCTGAACAGCGCGAGCGGCATCATCGGATGTGCGCTGCGCGATTCGACGAACACGAACGCGGCGGCGGCCGCGAGCGCGACGGCGACGAGCGTCGGATGCCAGTCGATCACCGCACCGGTGAAGAGTGTCAGCGCGACGACGGCGAGGGATTGGCCGGGGAGGTCGATGCCGCGCGGACGGATGCCGGCGGCGGCGCGGACGGCGGCGTTCGGACGGGACGCATTCGGGTTCGCGGTCGGATTGGCGAAGCGCGATGCGGCGGCGGCGCGCTTGCCGGAAGCGAAAGCCGCCGCGCTCGTTTCATCCTTGTCGATCCACAGCAACGTTGCAACGAGCCCCGCGGCGCACAGCGGCAGATTGACGAAGAAGATGCTGCGCCAGCCGAATTGCGCGATCAGCACGCCGCCGATCACCGGGCCGGCGGCGATCGAGATCGCGCCCGACGCGGTCCACCAGCCGACCGCGCGCGCCCGTAGGCGCGGATCGTGCGCGCATGCGTGATTGAGGAGCGCGAGCGAGTTCGGCAGCATCGCGGCGGCCGCGAGTCCTTGCAGTGCGCGTGCGGCGATCAGCGTCGTCGCGTTCGCGGCGATGCCGCAGAAGAACGACGCGAACGCGAACAGCGCGAGCCCGGCTGCGAACAGCCGGCGTGCGCCGAAGCGGTCGCCGAGCGCGCCGGCCGACAGCATCAGTCCGGCGACCGCGAGCGTGTACGCGTCGACGATCCATTGCAGGCCCGCGACGCCCGTGCGCAGATCGAGGCCGATGCGCGCGAGCGCGACGTTGACGAT harbors:
- a CDS encoding class I SAM-dependent methyltransferase, which gives rise to METIIRSVLDDNRTPRKLIELGCGAGRLLFALLEEFPGVELHAVDKSEAMLDVARDRCRAHGDRVRFTRADFEDASIFGEMDRYDGAFSVLAIHHLTDDEKRSFFKRIHDALNPGGVFVYCDMFKPDSPAGWKIAAEEWRKEVAEQGRRYGAREALEMFDYLNWNYYANPEGDPSDRPSSLFDVVRWLTEAGFSKCDLHWFAAGHGLVSARK
- a CDS encoding peptide ligase PGM1-related protein produces the protein MPKIIFANFVNKVMTEVPGQAHVRALTAPASRKIWYAEAGDMIVLPAPPNDEFLEYAAGLIGVRRDSVQFVVPDGGLDEYLADRIFRDRVALAALKAFVAAHPGIRADVFAQDEPTIDLFRTLQGKIEEYGSIPNAGIAAVVSRVNTKSGFKDFAAGIGIRYIEGRLAFGMREVTEAVTEMFRDTGRVVVKIDRGSNGFGHWVVTDSARIPEGAPHLLQFYEQSDRYVVEPQLKFVATPSIEYFVGSDGPRYTRTIDMRCINNAWRGQTSPQKLSPVVRDQLEKWGEAAADYLFRKGYRGPFDIDCGLTEDGMLYATEINCRHTGTTNIAYLLNRLTGRDSDDLFWLSDNPVIESPLTFADALGLVKDHGLAWSASKQAGVIFTANTVSFDKKWRYLVVGHDFEDMLARERSLLDILGGA
- a CDS encoding SET domain-containing protein-lysine N-methyltransferase codes for the protein MLHPGVVPQFSDRYQGLGLFARSRIPEGTIVWHPSLDSMCISPEQAGKLRKMTYEWLEELGYRLKNNDLILPAGWSCLFNHSCAPNVVDYGVDFGIAARDIDKGEELLIAYSTFVCNIFRMECKCGAANCRHVISSTEEGRRHRPLRYERLDLVRDVFQPLHGSLAASSRSYAQLLDGRRGAEVDVFSVCDVPRRLAANTNATQ
- a CDS encoding MFS transporter, whose product is MDTHTPHPALSRAALVRIVSTVSAGFVITQLDVTIVNVALARIGLDLRTGVAGLQWIVDAYTLAVAGLMLSAGALGDRFGARRLFAAGLALFAFASFFCGIAANATTLIAARALQGLAAAAMLPNSLALLNHACAHDPRLRARAVGWWTASGAISIAAGPVIGGVLIAQFGWRSIFFVNLPLCAAGLVATLLWIDKDETSAAAFASGKRAAAASRFANPTANPNASRPNAAVRAAAGIRPRGIDLPGQSLAVVALTLFTGAVIDWHPTLVAVALAAAAAFVFVESRSAHPMMPLALFRQRSFSVAVLFGVCMNLSYYGVIFVLSLYLQRVRHDTPLEAGLAFLPLTGGFLLSNVASGWATARYGARRPMIVGALIGATGFALLSATRADTPIAALAVPFLLIPGGMGLAVPAMTTTVLASVERARAATASAVLNTARQAGGAIGVAGFGALASGALPAQIVSGLHASALVSAALFVAAAAIATAARGAPHPASSAARTEHANPASADAR